The following is a genomic window from Candidatus Binatia bacterium.
GGCGCAGGGGAAGGCACAGCATGTTTCGTCTTCAGGACGAGAACGACCGTTTGAAGCCCGCCTTGGCCCAGACCGTCCTCGAGGTGCGGGCGGATGGCCGACATGAAGCGCCTTTTGCCGGTTGGCGCACGTAACGGGGCCCGATCGGGTAGGCCCGTAGGCCCTGGCCTAATGGAGCGTCTTATCGCAGGTGGGTCCTCGCCTTGCGGACGAGGAGAAGTGCCAGAAGAAGAAACTGCTGGCGCTGGGCAAGCGCGACCTGTGCCTTCAGACGGAGCGCGGGAAGGAGGTTCTCGGCAAGACGCCGGACGTTGCCAAGTGCGCCGAGAACTTCGACAAGATGATCGCGTCGGCGGAGAAGGTGGAAGAGTACCGGTGGCTGGACGACGGCGACGGACCTCGACTCGGGGCCCCAGTGGGAGCTGAAGACCGATGACGGGTCGATCCACGACAATGACGACCTCGCGCGGCGGTACACGTGGAGCGACACGTCCAGCGACCCGGAGGGCGGTGTGTTCGTGGACTTCCTGGGTACGCTGAACGGCTGAACGTCGGTGGGCGGTGTCGCGACGACGGGCTGCTTCGCGGCGAAGTGCGACTGGCGTCTGCCGACCGTCGAGGAACTGCAAGGGATTCTCATTGAACCGCTTCCCTGCGGGACATTGCCGTGCCTGACGATTCCAGGAGAGACCGTCTCGTCGTTCTACTGGTTGTCCTGTACTGGCGTGGTCCACCCGAGCAACGGGTGGGGCGTGAGCTTCACCGGTGGCAACGTCATCGACGACGTCAAGAGCTACGGCCACTACGTTCGTGCCGTACGCGGCGGCTCGTGAGGTCGATGATTTGACTCTTCGTTCTTTGATCCTTTGATTCCGGCCGGCGCGTGAACGCTGGCCGGTCGCGATTCTTCGCGTGGCGACGGCCACCGGAGCGGGGGAAGGCCATGGCCCGGACCGAGCATCTTCCGATCTACAAGGCCACAGATTGGCAGAGACCGCCCCGCGCCGAGACGGCGCGGCCCTTGGGACGCCCTGCGGCTTAGCGGTCGGGCGGTGGGGATGCAGGGCTGAGCGGCGGTGCAGGGCCGGCCAGCGAAAGATTCTGGCAGGCACGGGGCGCAACGGTGTCACGGCGTGGGGGCAGCGCGCGCTCAAGCGGGGGATTGTTCGCAGAAACCCTAGATGGCACCCGTTGGAGCGCGCGCCGCCAATGGAGATCGACCTGGAGGCCGCATGAGGACATACCGAGCACCAGACCGTTGGCGGCGTCTACGCCCGCAAGCGACTGAAGGAGACGTTCGGCATCGCCAACGTAACGATCAACACGGGCATCTTTCAGCCGGCCCGCCACGATTCGGTCTGGCTCTTCGTCACGGAGAAAAAGAAGCCAGACCGCACGGAGTACAGCGACAAACTCGATGGAGACGTGCTCGAACGAGACAGCCAGTCGTCCGGCCGGAAGAATTATCTGATAATCGAACACCGAGAACGTGTCCTTGAGCTTCTTCTGTTCTACCGCATGAAGAAGTACGAGTACCCGGGCGCGGGATTCCGATACGAAGGCCCATTCGAGTACATTTCGCACACAGGCTGCCCCAAATGCGAAAAGGAATTACCGGACGCCGAGCCGCGCAGAGGAACTCTCGTCCTCCGTTTTGCGAAGCCAGAAAAGTGACCTGATTCAGGCGGTGGGAGACTTTTCGAGGATAAGCACCTGATGCAGCATGCCGTCCATTTCCTTTCGCGACTCCTGAAGATTGATTGACAAGCCCTCTGCGGCGAGCTGACCGATGATCTGCGCAGCGTAGGGGTGAAGATGTTGGTGACGTTCGATCGTCAAGACCGGATACAGTCGAACTTCCTGCCGTGCCACGCGCATCAGCTCACGGACCGCGCGGCGGTGGAAATGCAGGTCGAAGGTGTCAGAGGTTAGAACGCCTCCGAGTCGTGCAGGGCTGTAGGCAAACAGAAAGTTAGCCGAGACTACGATATCGAAAGAGTCGTCAGCGAAAGGGAGAGTCGGCAGTGACGCCTCGACATACCGGCCCTCGGCCTTGCCCTGCTCGAAGTCGGCGGCGAAGAGTTCCGTCGTTTGGAGCTTTTCGTCACGTGCTGCTTTCAACTGGCCGATGGGTGCGCTGTTCGGGCCACCCACCGCATTGTCATAAGCGTCGTTGATGTCTTTTCTGGCGAGACTCGCAATCTCGGCGGCAGAACCAGCGAAGAGCGGGTCGCAACCTACGACATCGAAGCCTCGGGCGTTGGCCCCCGCGACGAAGGCATCCGGGCCCGAAGGGCAGTCCAGAATACGTGTGCCGACGAGATCCTCCTCGCGCAGAAGCAACATTTCGAGGACGGTATCGTACGGCCGACCATAGAAAAGAACATGATCAAATGATGCTAGGTCTCCCGCCATGACACGCTTCTTAGCGAAGTCGGTCCTCCTTGGCTCGGGCCAACGCCCTAATCAGATTCACCACTCCGGCCGGTCCGCGCGCAAGGAACATAAAGGCCCTGTTTGACAGGCAAACAGGGCCGGTGTGCTGCCGTGCCCTCCCGGCGGGCCGGGGATCAGGCGGGGCAACGAGCCCGTGGGAGGCGCTCTTCCCTGCGGTCTAGACGACTCTGGGTCTCTCAGGTCGTGAAGCCCGCCGACGGCTCGAAAGAGGGAACCCCCTGGGCCTTCGAGGACAAACCCGACAATCGCGAATCTGAAGTTCGCGCGATCGCACTGCGAGAGTGTCGGCACGGGGTAGGCAACTGGAAGGCCCTATTATGGTATCTGGCGGCGCGAGGGGGCGAGCGGTTTGAGGTTCGGAGAGCCTTGTCTTGGCCCACGCCGCCCGCGCCGGAGCCGCGGAGCGGCCGTTCGCACGCCAAAGTGAATGCCGCTATCGGCAATCGGCATTCCAGGTCGATGGCTGTAGCCGAGATGAACGGCTTATTTGCCCGGGTCGACGTACGCCGACGTAACCGTTCATTCCGCCCTCTCCGGTGCCATGCTACATATCGCCCCAGCGCCGAAGCTGCCGGACCTGAAAGGCGCACGAGAGAAATCAATGGCCGGGGACGTTCCCGGGAGACTCCTCCGTCGCGGACGGCTGAGAAGGCATGACCCTTGAACGTCTGACGCACGAGCCTTCTTTCTCAAAGTTGCTTGATTTCCTGATGGGACGTCGGGCGCATGCGCCCGACGAGGACGAGCTCTGGCAAAGTCTCTGCCTAGAAGGGAAGTCGCACCGTTTCGGATTGTGAGTTTTTTCCTCGCGGCTGGTCGGCAGCAGAGTGACCGGCTAAGGCGAGCGCCGTATCGTCTGCGTACGACACGAAAGTTCCTCGGTGAGCACTGGGCTCGCCCGATTCTAGAAGCATGGAGATCCCATCC
Proteins encoded in this region:
- a CDS encoding methyltransferase domain-containing protein, whose protein sequence is MAGDLASFDHVLFYGRPYDTVLEMLLLREEDLVGTRILDCPSGPDAFVAGANARGFDVVGCDPLFAGSAAEIASLARKDINDAYDNAVGGPNSAPIGQLKAARDEKLQTTELFAADFEQGKAEGRYVEASLPTLPFADDSFDIVVSANFLFAYSPARLGGVLTSDTFDLHFHRRAVRELMRVARQEVRLYPVLTIERHQHLHPYAAQIIGQLAAEGLSINLQESRKEMDGMLHQVLILEKSPTA
- a CDS encoding DUF1566 domain-containing protein encodes the protein MGGVATTGCFAAKCDWRLPTVEELQGILIEPLPCGTLPCLTIPGETVSSFYWLSCTGVVHPSNGWGVSFTGGNVIDDVKSYGHYVRAVRGGS